A window of the Pseudomonas gozinkensis genome harbors these coding sequences:
- a CDS encoding SelT/SelW/SelH family protein codes for MTVTKPEIVITYCTQCQWLLRAAWLAQELLSTFGDDLGKVSLVPGTGGVFHIACNDVQIWERKADGGFPEAKVLKQRVRDQIDPDRDLGHNDRTQ; via the coding sequence ATGACCGTCACAAAACCGGAAATCGTCATCACCTATTGCACGCAATGCCAGTGGCTGTTGCGCGCCGCGTGGCTGGCGCAAGAACTGCTCAGTACCTTCGGCGACGACCTCGGCAAAGTGTCACTGGTGCCGGGCACTGGCGGGGTGTTCCACATCGCCTGCAACGATGTGCAGATCTGGGAACGCAAGGCCGACGGCGGTTTCCCGGAGGCCAAGGTACTCAAGCAGCGGGTGCGCGATCAGATCGACCCAGATCGCGATCTAGGGCACAACGACCGTACTCAGTGA
- a CDS encoding DMT family transporter, protein MTPRTALGALHIGALMFGLTGVFGKLAAATPAVIVFGRAAFAVLALAFFARFAQQGGWQKLQAVDWRRLALSGVLLAGHWVSFFIAVKVAGVAIATLGFASFPAFTVILEGLIFRERIRANEIVLVVLVSVGLVLVTPAFDLASGATTGLLWAILSGLLFSLLSLTNRASSGRIPAVQAALCQNVVVALCLLPVAAPQLSEVRAIDWLWIGLLGVFCTGVAHSLFVASLAVIKARTAAVVFAMEPVYGITVAWLLFNEEPTLRMLIGGALIIVAIVVSSRLSGSNDKKTVAAEAASH, encoded by the coding sequence ATGACTCCCCGTACTGCCCTCGGCGCCCTGCATATCGGCGCACTGATGTTCGGCCTGACCGGCGTCTTCGGCAAACTCGCGGCCGCAACGCCAGCGGTCATCGTGTTCGGACGCGCCGCGTTTGCCGTGCTCGCCCTGGCGTTTTTCGCCCGATTCGCCCAACAGGGCGGCTGGCAGAAACTGCAGGCCGTGGACTGGCGCCGACTGGCCCTGAGCGGCGTGCTGCTGGCCGGGCACTGGGTGAGTTTCTTCATTGCGGTCAAAGTCGCGGGCGTCGCCATTGCGACCCTGGGTTTCGCCAGTTTCCCGGCCTTCACGGTGATTCTTGAAGGGTTGATCTTCCGCGAACGCATCCGCGCCAACGAAATCGTGCTGGTGGTGCTGGTCAGTGTCGGGCTGGTGCTGGTGACCCCGGCGTTCGATCTGGCCAGCGGCGCGACCACCGGCCTGCTCTGGGCGATCCTGTCGGGCCTGCTGTTTTCCCTGTTGTCCCTGACCAACCGCGCCAGCTCCGGACGCATCCCGGCGGTGCAGGCGGCACTGTGTCAGAACGTGGTGGTGGCGCTGTGTCTGCTGCCGGTGGCGGCGCCGCAACTGAGCGAGGTGCGGGCCATCGACTGGTTGTGGATCGGTCTGCTCGGGGTGTTCTGCACCGGTGTTGCCCACAGCCTGTTCGTCGCCAGTCTGGCGGTGATCAAGGCGCGCACCGCAGCGGTGGTGTTCGCCATGGAGCCGGTGTACGGGATAACCGTAGCGTGGCTGCTGTTCAATGAAGAGCCGACCCTGCGCATGTTGATCGGCGGCGCGCTGATCATCGTTGCCATCGTGGTATCGAGCCGGCTGTCAGGCAGCAACGACAAGAAAACCGTCGCGGCCGAGGCTGCTTCTCACTGA